The following proteins are co-located in the Streptomyces bottropensis ATCC 25435 genome:
- a CDS encoding ABC transporter permease, with translation MSAGSAVPTGPLPAAAVRRVPRLRLGGGWAGFAVRRAGGLLMSMLLLVVVTFLIVPLLPGDPARAIAGTNTSPATLAAIRERLGLDEPMATRFVHYLGDIASGRLGTSFRFDTPVADIVSTRLPYTVQLVIPAVLLSLLIAVPLGMAVGVLTRDGRRRRLGVGFGTVAGLLASAPVYVVATLLIVLFSISLGLLPSGGATTPSALVLPIAALCIGPAFAIARVVRQETGSVLAQDYMRTARGHRLGSVRLHLRHALPNLVTSVLTLSGLVLTSLLGGTIILENVFTYPGLGTEVVQAIIYKDYPVIQGIILVVGMLALLVNLLVDVVLGIVDPRTLDGGRRGH, from the coding sequence GTGAGCGCCGGGTCCGCGGTCCCGACGGGGCCGCTGCCCGCCGCGGCCGTCCGGCGGGTTCCCCGGCTGCGCCTCGGCGGCGGCTGGGCCGGGTTCGCCGTGCGCCGGGCGGGCGGGCTGCTGATGTCCATGCTGCTGCTCGTCGTCGTGACGTTCCTCATCGTGCCGCTGCTGCCCGGGGACCCGGCCCGCGCGATCGCCGGCACCAACACGTCCCCGGCCACGCTCGCGGCGATCCGCGAACGGCTGGGTCTCGACGAGCCGATGGCGACCCGGTTCGTCCACTATCTCGGCGACATCGCGTCCGGACGGCTCGGCACCTCGTTCCGGTTCGACACCCCGGTCGCGGACATCGTCTCGACCCGGCTCCCGTACACGGTCCAGCTCGTCATCCCGGCCGTCCTGCTCTCCCTGCTCATCGCCGTCCCACTGGGCATGGCCGTCGGCGTCCTCACCCGTGACGGACGCCGACGCCGGCTCGGCGTCGGCTTCGGCACGGTCGCCGGACTCCTCGCGTCGGCGCCGGTCTACGTCGTCGCGACCCTCCTCATCGTCCTGTTCTCGATCAGCCTCGGGCTGCTGCCGTCCGGCGGCGCCACGACACCGAGCGCGCTCGTCCTGCCGATCGCCGCGCTCTGCATCGGCCCGGCCTTCGCCATCGCCCGGGTCGTCCGCCAGGAGACGGGCTCGGTGCTCGCCCAGGACTACATGAGGACCGCCCGCGGCCACCGCCTGGGATCCGTGCGCCTCCACCTCCGCCACGCGCTGCCCAACCTGGTGACGAGCGTCCTCACCCTGAGCGGACTCGTCCTCACGTCGCTGCTCGGCGGAACGATCATCCTGGAGAACGTCTTCACCTATCCGGGCCTCGGCACCGAGGTCGTCCAGGCGATCATCTACAAGGACTATCCGGTGATCCAGGGCATCATCCTCGTCGTCGGCATGCTCGCCCTGCTCGTCAACCTCCTCGTCGACGTCGTCCTCGGCATCGTCGACCCCCGCACTCTCGACGGAGGCCGGCGTGGCCACTGA
- a CDS encoding dipeptide/oligopeptide/nickel ABC transporter permease/ATP-binding protein — MATDTTARPWRRNPSLPAGAVILGLLLVVALVAPPLLSGSAETLTDNARLGPGAEHLLGTDAFGRDVLARALVATRLTLLMAAAATAASFVVGVAIGALVHLAPGWLRETCLRLVDSAVAFPSLVLALVIAAVLGPGTGSAIVAIAVAGVPGFARLTANLAATVADKDYVLTARLLGVPGPRILGRHVLPNIGGPLLVLLSSSFTLSLLDISSLSFVGLGVQSPQYDWGRLLNEALPSIFAQPSVVLAPSIMLIVTGVGAMLLGDGVASLVDPRTRGTAPAPAGTADAAGPAGPAEASRGLGASGGAGAVAETEQDGLLTVAGLTVRAGDRTLVDDVSFTIGAGRIVGLVGESGSGKSTIAMAVAGLLPEGVRANASRLALGDLDLLGTPPERRLATEIGIVYQDPIGTFNPALRLGTQLTEVARAHLGTPRRQATRDMVRALADIHVTEPERRLRQHPHELSGGMLQRASIASAMTTNPRLLIADEPTTALDVTVQAEVLRQFRRINREHGTAMLFISHDIGVVGVLCDTVLVLHGGRVVDRTTGRDLRQGTVTHPYTRALLAATPAAVEAGGPLSAVRWTADTAPAQPDGTSLDGTPPDGKPLDGKLLGGTPPDGKSPDGKPLDGIPPHATPPDDLSDTAAGRPPAAEGSR, encoded by the coding sequence GTGGCCACTGACACGACCGCGCGCCCCTGGCGCCGCAACCCGTCGCTGCCGGCCGGCGCGGTGATCCTCGGACTGCTCCTCGTCGTGGCGCTCGTGGCCCCGCCGCTGCTGAGCGGTTCCGCCGAGACGCTCACCGACAACGCGCGGCTGGGGCCCGGAGCCGAACATCTCCTCGGCACCGACGCCTTCGGCCGTGACGTCCTCGCCCGCGCGCTCGTCGCGACCCGGCTCACCCTGCTCATGGCCGCCGCCGCCACCGCCGCCTCGTTCGTCGTCGGCGTCGCGATCGGCGCGCTCGTCCACCTGGCCCCCGGGTGGCTGCGGGAGACCTGTCTGCGGCTCGTCGACTCGGCGGTGGCCTTCCCCTCGCTCGTGCTCGCCCTCGTCATCGCGGCGGTGCTCGGACCGGGCACGGGTTCCGCGATCGTCGCGATCGCCGTCGCCGGCGTCCCCGGGTTCGCCCGGCTGACGGCCAATCTCGCCGCGACCGTCGCGGACAAGGACTACGTGCTCACCGCGCGGCTGCTCGGCGTACCCGGCCCGCGCATCCTGGGCCGGCACGTCCTGCCGAACATCGGCGGGCCGCTGCTGGTGCTCCTCAGTTCGAGCTTCACCCTGTCCCTGCTCGACATCAGCAGCCTGTCCTTCGTCGGCCTCGGTGTGCAGAGCCCGCAGTACGACTGGGGCCGGCTGCTCAACGAGGCGCTGCCGTCGATCTTCGCCCAGCCGTCGGTCGTCCTCGCCCCGTCGATCATGCTCATCGTCACCGGTGTGGGCGCCATGCTCCTCGGCGACGGCGTGGCCTCACTCGTCGACCCCCGCACCCGCGGCACGGCGCCCGCTCCGGCCGGGACGGCGGACGCGGCCGGCCCGGCCGGCCCGGCCGAGGCGTCTCGTGGGCTTGGGGCGTCGGGTGGTGCGGGGGCCGTGGCCGAGACGGAGCAGGACGGGCTGCTGACCGTCGCCGGGCTGACCGTGCGGGCCGGTGACCGGACCCTCGTCGACGACGTGTCGTTCACCATCGGGGCCGGCCGGATCGTCGGCCTCGTCGGGGAGTCGGGCTCGGGCAAGTCCACCATCGCCATGGCGGTCGCGGGCCTGCTCCCCGAGGGCGTACGGGCGAACGCGTCGCGCCTCGCCCTCGGCGACCTCGACCTGCTCGGCACACCGCCGGAGCGACGCCTCGCGACCGAGATCGGCATCGTCTACCAGGACCCGATCGGCACGTTCAACCCGGCGCTGCGGCTCGGTACCCAGCTCACCGAGGTGGCCAGGGCGCATCTGGGGACGCCCCGGCGTCAGGCCACGCGGGACATGGTCCGTGCCCTCGCCGACATCCACGTCACCGAGCCCGAGCGGCGGCTGCGCCAGCACCCGCACGAGCTGAGCGGCGGCATGCTCCAGCGCGCCTCGATCGCCTCCGCGATGACGACGAACCCGCGGCTCCTCATCGCCGACGAGCCCACGACGGCACTCGACGTCACCGTCCAGGCGGAGGTGCTGCGGCAGTTCCGCCGCATCAACCGTGAGCATGGCACGGCGATGCTGTTCATCTCGCACGACATCGGCGTGGTCGGCGTGCTCTGCGACACCGTCCTGGTGCTCCACGGCGGCCGGGTCGTCGACCGTACGACGGGCCGTGACCTGCGGCAGGGGACCGTCACCCACCCGTACACCCGCGCACTGCTCGCGGCGACGCCCGCCGCGGTCGAGGCGGGCGGTCCGCTCAGCGCGGTCCGGTGGACGGCCGACACGGCTCCGGCCCAGCCGGACGGGACTTCGCTGGACGGGACTCCGCCCGACGGGAAGCCGCTGGACGGGAAGCTGCTGGGCGGGACTCCGCCCGACGGGAAGTCGCCGGACGGGAAGCCGCTGGATGGGATACCGCCGCACGCAACGCCGCCGGACGACCTTTCCGACACAGCCGCGGGCCGCCCGCCGGCCGCGGAAGGGAGCCGCTGA
- a CDS encoding ATP-binding cassette domain-containing protein: protein MSATATTAPDAGTADPLLRVEDLTVELGHGAAARRVLKGVSFDIPRGSTLALVGESGSGKTTLARTLVGVHRPSGGRILVDGAPLRASRGRAGAATVQMIPQDPYSSFDPRRTVAQSLAEALDPIRARVAPVRPRIAELLRQVSLDPDGMDRYPHEFSGGQRQRLAIARALAPGPRFVIADEITSALDLTTQAEILNLLADLRRRLSLTMLFISHDLAVVRHVSDTVAVLLHGDLVELGPTGATFAEPNHPYTARLLASVPGDPRFRLDDEPAAV, encoded by the coding sequence ATGTCCGCCACAGCCACCACCGCACCGGACGCGGGGACCGCCGACCCGCTGCTGCGCGTCGAGGACCTCACCGTCGAACTCGGCCACGGCGCCGCGGCCCGCAGGGTGCTCAAGGGGGTCTCCTTCGACATCCCCCGGGGCAGCACCCTCGCACTCGTCGGCGAGTCCGGGTCGGGCAAGACCACCCTCGCGCGGACCCTCGTCGGCGTCCACCGGCCGTCGGGGGGCCGGATCCTCGTGGACGGCGCCCCGCTGCGCGCCTCACGCGGACGGGCGGGAGCCGCGACGGTCCAGATGATCCCGCAGGACCCGTACTCCTCGTTCGACCCGCGGCGCACCGTCGCGCAGTCGCTCGCCGAGGCACTCGATCCGATCCGGGCCAGGGTCGCACCGGTCCGGCCCCGGATCGCCGAGCTGCTCCGTCAGGTGAGCCTCGACCCGGACGGCATGGACCGCTATCCGCACGAGTTCTCCGGCGGCCAACGCCAGCGGCTGGCCATCGCACGGGCCCTGGCGCCGGGTCCCCGGTTCGTCATCGCCGACGAGATCACCTCGGCCCTCGACCTGACGACGCAGGCCGAGATCCTCAACCTGCTCGCCGATCTGCGCCGCCGGCTCTCGCTGACGATGCTGTTCATCTCGCACGACCTGGCCGTCGTCCGGCACGTGAGCGACACGGTCGCGGTCCTGCTGCACGGGGACCTCGTCGAACTCGGCCCGACCGGAGCCACCTTCGCCGAGCCGAACCATCC
- a CDS encoding sensor histidine kinase has protein sequence MADRLLERVKRDRPGEWFRLLTRPTGPPPRPTRRGRTFDAAMALAVGVGSVYYVLDNMTGIVDRGDRPVPAPGEWISPVIVAIIASAPLTLRRRYPLAVLWIVLAAVVVTPHDAPRLTFYACVVAAYSAAAYSPHRIPTLASLGMAVLLVSTDSALPTVPDQYAPYLILVPIVVAANGLRTWKLRTDEGRRRLSAMEREQAEALRRAIEHERARIARELHDVVTHNVSVMVIQAGAARKVLDAHPDQAREALLAVEAGGRAAMTELRHVMGLLTTDTPADPDSHGPAGMVDLAPQPGLGRLETLVARVCKTGMPVELTVTGRTRPLPSGIELAAYRVVQEALTNTVKHAAGASAAVTVDYAATHLRVEVTDTGGTPGTSRTTDSATGAGRGLIGLRERLAVYGGTLRTGPHHAGGYRVTALIPLEAS, from the coding sequence ATGGCGGACCGACTGCTGGAGCGGGTCAAACGGGACCGACCGGGGGAGTGGTTCAGACTGCTGACGCGCCCGACCGGTCCGCCGCCGCGGCCCACCCGGCGCGGCCGGACCTTCGACGCAGCGATGGCGCTGGCCGTCGGCGTCGGCTCCGTCTACTACGTGCTCGACAACATGACCGGCATCGTCGACCGAGGAGACCGGCCCGTGCCCGCGCCGGGCGAGTGGATCAGTCCGGTGATCGTGGCGATCATCGCCTCGGCACCTCTGACGCTGCGTCGCCGGTACCCGCTCGCCGTGCTGTGGATCGTGCTGGCCGCCGTCGTGGTGACGCCACACGATGCACCGCGGCTCACCTTCTACGCCTGCGTCGTCGCCGCCTACAGCGCCGCCGCCTACAGCCCCCACCGGATTCCCACCCTGGCAAGCCTGGGGATGGCGGTGCTGCTGGTCAGCACGGACTCGGCGTTGCCCACTGTCCCCGACCAGTACGCCCCGTACCTGATCCTGGTCCCGATCGTCGTGGCGGCCAACGGCCTGCGCACCTGGAAGCTCAGAACGGACGAGGGCCGCAGGCGCCTGTCCGCGATGGAACGTGAGCAAGCCGAGGCGCTGCGCCGCGCGATCGAACACGAACGCGCCAGGATCGCCCGTGAACTGCACGACGTGGTGACGCACAACGTCAGTGTGATGGTCATCCAGGCCGGAGCCGCCCGCAAAGTCCTGGACGCTCACCCCGACCAAGCCCGCGAGGCGCTCCTCGCGGTCGAGGCCGGCGGCCGGGCGGCGATGACCGAACTGCGCCACGTCATGGGGCTGCTCACCACGGACACTCCTGCCGACCCCGACAGCCACGGCCCGGCCGGCATGGTGGATCTGGCGCCACAGCCGGGGCTGGGCCGGCTGGAGACGCTGGTCGCACGGGTGTGCAAGACAGGGATGCCGGTCGAGCTGACGGTGACCGGGCGAACGCGTCCACTGCCGTCCGGGATCGAACTGGCCGCCTACCGGGTGGTGCAGGAGGCACTGACCAACACGGTCAAGCACGCGGCAGGCGCGAGCGCGGCGGTCACGGTCGACTACGCAGCCACCCACCTGCGAGTAGAGGTCACCGACACCGGCGGCACACCAGGTACGTCCAGGACCACCGACAGCGCCACCGGAGCCGGACGCGGGCTGATCGGCCTGCGCGAGCGCCTCGCCGTCTACGGGGGAACCCTGCGCACCGGGCCACACCACGCCGGCGGCTACCGCGTCACCGCACTGATCCCCTTGGAGGCCTCGTGA
- a CDS encoding ABC transporter substrate-binding protein, translating to MRHTRTRAVPVTAAVAITAVLAGCTTTGSTSADPGGGDAAATTRIRTTIDVPAGFDPAKALSLPDYQLARNSYDTLVRKDDGGLVGGLATAWKNTPTSATFTLRTDATCADGTPITPTIVKASLDRFAEPKTAAPDLPTVFGPGNTVKVTADDAAHTVRIALTRPWGDMVTGLSIASTGIVCPAGLKDLKALAAGKAKGSQSGPYLLGKSQSGVSYSYTLRPEYKAWPAWRTKIPGKVATTMEYLVSPDPTATGNLVTSGQLDIGKIDASGIPRFDGVDGRSVSISRFSDFYLLFNERPGTVFADVDTRRAVAQAVDRAAFTKVVSKDTGEPSTMFVQKNIPCNDPGSSFLVPKDKGAAAAVLKGKKIRLVGPQVVGPAGAGNQYIQEALRAAGADVTLANVDVGAWVGTVFGKPDAWDLTVFADLNFLGTLANPLGHFVGPTVPEGGGNLGAVKNPALDKAFAQGAEATNESARCAAYQKAAKALISQVDAVPLVNDPFIYALRKGFGAQMLGGSLDDPILRITG from the coding sequence ATGCGCCACACCCGTACCCGCGCGGTCCCGGTGACCGCGGCCGTAGCCATCACCGCCGTCCTCGCCGGCTGCACCACCACGGGCTCGACGTCCGCAGACCCGGGCGGCGGCGATGCCGCTGCCACGACGAGGATCCGGACGACGATCGACGTACCGGCCGGCTTCGACCCGGCCAAGGCCCTGTCCCTGCCGGACTACCAGCTCGCCCGGAACAGTTACGACACCCTCGTGCGCAAGGACGACGGCGGGCTCGTCGGCGGGCTGGCCACCGCATGGAAGAACACACCGACCTCGGCGACGTTCACCCTGCGCACCGACGCCACGTGCGCCGACGGGACACCGATCACGCCGACGATCGTCAAGGCCTCCCTCGACCGCTTCGCCGAACCGAAGACGGCGGCGCCCGACCTCCCGACGGTCTTCGGCCCCGGCAACACGGTGAAGGTGACCGCCGACGACGCCGCGCACACCGTGAGGATCGCGCTGACCCGGCCGTGGGGCGACATGGTCACCGGCCTGTCGATCGCGAGCACGGGCATCGTCTGCCCGGCCGGACTCAAGGACCTCAAGGCCCTGGCCGCCGGAAAGGCCAAGGGCTCGCAGTCCGGCCCCTACCTTCTCGGGAAGTCCCAGTCGGGCGTCTCGTACTCCTACACGCTCCGCCCGGAGTACAAGGCATGGCCGGCCTGGCGCACGAAGATCCCCGGCAAGGTCGCCACGACCATGGAGTACCTGGTCTCGCCCGACCCGACCGCGACCGGCAACCTCGTGACCAGCGGCCAGCTCGACATCGGCAAGATCGACGCCTCGGGCATTCCGCGCTTCGACGGCGTGGACGGCCGTAGCGTCAGCATCAGCCGGTTCTCCGACTTCTACCTGCTCTTCAACGAACGCCCCGGCACGGTCTTCGCGGACGTCGACACCCGCCGCGCCGTCGCCCAGGCCGTCGACCGCGCCGCCTTCACCAAGGTCGTCTCCAAGGACACGGGTGAGCCGTCGACGATGTTCGTGCAGAAGAACATCCCCTGCAACGACCCCGGCTCCTCGTTCCTCGTACCGAAGGACAAGGGCGCGGCGGCCGCCGTGCTCAAGGGCAAGAAGATCCGCCTCGTCGGCCCCCAGGTCGTCGGGCCCGCCGGCGCAGGCAACCAGTACATACAGGAGGCGCTGCGGGCCGCGGGGGCGGACGTCACCCTCGCCAACGTCGACGTCGGGGCCTGGGTCGGGACCGTGTTCGGCAAGCCCGACGCCTGGGACCTCACGGTCTTCGCCGACCTCAACTTCCTCGGCACCCTCGCCAACCCGCTCGGCCACTTCGTGGGCCCGACCGTGCCCGAGGGCGGCGGCAACCTCGGCGCGGTGAAGAACCCCGCGCTGGACAAGGCCTTCGCCCAGGGCGCCGAGGCGACGAACGAGAGCGCCCGCTGCGCCGCCTACCAGAAGGCGGCCAAGGCCCTGATCTCGCAGGTGGACGCGGTGCCGCTGGTCAACGACCCCTTCATCTACGCCCTGCGCAAGGGCTTCGGCGCGCAGATGCTCGGCGGCTCGCTCGACGACCCGATCCTGCGCATCACCGGCTGA
- a CDS encoding response regulator, with the protein MTCSPRVVIADDQALVRTGFRMILTADGIDVVAEATNGTEAVDAVRRTRPDVVLMDIRMPELDGLEATRHILTGTDHEPRVIILTTFDLDRYVYAALSAGAAGFLLKDTTPEHLVAAVRMVRSGDALLAPAITRRLVERFARHDSNATAIHRDLAALTPRELEVLRLLARGLNNAELADHLHLSEATVKTHVARILAKLGLRDRVQAVIVAYQTGLVSPTGDNTTPPAADALP; encoded by the coding sequence GTGACCTGCTCGCCGCGCGTGGTGATCGCCGACGACCAGGCACTGGTCCGCACCGGCTTCCGGATGATCCTCACGGCCGACGGCATCGACGTGGTCGCCGAGGCGACCAACGGCACGGAAGCCGTCGACGCGGTCCGGCGCACCAGACCCGACGTGGTCCTGATGGACATCCGCATGCCGGAACTGGACGGCCTGGAAGCCACTCGCCACATCCTGACCGGAACGGACCACGAACCACGTGTGATCATCCTGACCACGTTCGACCTCGACCGCTACGTCTACGCGGCCCTGTCCGCGGGGGCCGCCGGTTTCCTCCTCAAGGACACCACACCCGAACACCTCGTCGCCGCCGTCCGCATGGTCCGCTCCGGCGACGCGCTGCTGGCCCCGGCCATCACCCGCCGTCTCGTCGAACGATTCGCCCGACACGACTCCAACGCCACCGCGATCCACCGCGACCTGGCCGCGCTGACCCCGCGCGAACTCGAAGTCCTGCGACTGCTGGCCCGAGGGCTGAACAACGCCGAGCTCGCCGACCACCTCCACCTGTCGGAGGCCACCGTCAAAACCCACGTCGCCCGTATCCTTGCCAAACTCGGGCTCCGCGACCGCGTCCAAGCCGTCATCGTCGCCTACCAGACCGGACTCGTCAGCCCCACCGGAGACAACACCACCCCGCCGGCCGCCGACGCACTGCCCTGA
- a CDS encoding amidase — MIDPFSTAQQIADLIRTKEVSPVEVAETYLDRIERINPAVNAVVWLDADAVRAAAVRAERAVLRGDRLGPLHGVPVPIKDLSSVAGQPNTMSSLAVRDTPQTVTDPDVQLLLDAGAIPLGRTNSPEFGALTVSENARHGKTRNPWNTAHTSGGSSGGASAAVAAGLAPVAHAGDGGGSIRVPASVTGLIGLKPSRGRVPAFVRAWEHSTTEGAITRTVGDTALLLDVMGRSDRLSWYSAPEPVRPYLDEVGADPGRLRIGLLLDAPTGLPVDEECRTAALTTVQALRDLGHDVVEARPKMFSHEAIMGFTWTIISASTYAIEVDDPDAVDPYIRRRRETALEVTAGDYARTAARLQAESREVVAQWGRDFDVLLTPTTAVVAPPVGPVYDEANSDPDGPRATETRMVSFTAFVNIAGLPAISLPVHTTADGLPVGAQLIGAPYDEATLLRLSAQLEPRFRWYERHPDDAALAGAL; from the coding sequence GTGATCGACCCTTTCAGCACCGCCCAGCAGATCGCCGACCTCATACGCACCAAAGAGGTCAGCCCGGTGGAGGTGGCCGAGACCTACCTCGACCGCATCGAGCGGATCAACCCCGCCGTCAACGCCGTCGTCTGGCTCGACGCCGACGCCGTACGCGCGGCGGCCGTCCGGGCCGAGCGGGCGGTGCTGCGCGGCGACCGACTCGGCCCGCTGCACGGCGTGCCCGTCCCCATCAAGGACCTCAGCTCCGTCGCGGGACAGCCCAACACGATGTCCTCGCTGGCCGTCCGGGACACCCCGCAGACGGTCACGGACCCCGACGTCCAGCTCCTCCTCGACGCCGGCGCGATCCCCCTCGGCCGGACCAACTCGCCGGAGTTCGGCGCGCTGACCGTCTCCGAGAACGCCCGGCACGGCAAGACGCGCAACCCGTGGAACACGGCCCACACCTCCGGCGGGTCGAGCGGCGGCGCGTCGGCGGCCGTCGCGGCCGGGCTCGCCCCGGTGGCGCACGCCGGCGACGGCGGCGGATCTATCCGGGTCCCGGCGTCCGTCACCGGCCTCATCGGACTCAAGCCGAGCCGGGGACGCGTGCCCGCGTTCGTCCGGGCCTGGGAACACTCCACGACCGAGGGCGCGATCACCCGCACCGTCGGCGACACGGCCCTCCTGCTCGACGTCATGGGGCGCAGCGACCGGCTCTCCTGGTACAGCGCGCCCGAACCGGTGCGCCCCTACCTCGACGAGGTCGGTGCCGACCCCGGGCGGCTGCGGATCGGCCTGCTCCTCGACGCGCCGACCGGGCTGCCCGTCGACGAGGAGTGCCGCACGGCGGCGCTGACGACCGTGCAGGCACTGCGCGACCTCGGCCACGACGTCGTCGAGGCCCGCCCGAAGATGTTCTCCCACGAGGCCATCATGGGCTTCACCTGGACGATCATCAGTGCCTCCACCTACGCCATCGAGGTCGACGACCCCGACGCGGTGGACCCCTACATCCGGCGCCGCCGGGAGACCGCCCTGGAGGTCACCGCGGGCGACTACGCCCGGACGGCGGCGCGCCTGCAGGCCGAGTCCCGCGAGGTGGTCGCCCAGTGGGGCCGGGACTTCGACGTGCTCCTCACCCCGACCACGGCGGTCGTGGCGCCGCCGGTCGGCCCCGTGTACGACGAGGCGAACTCCGACCCGGACGGTCCCCGGGCCACCGAGACGCGGATGGTCTCGTTCACGGCGTTCGTCAACATCGCCGGGCTGCCCGCGATCTCGCTGCCCGTCCACACGACCGCGGACGGGCTGCCGGTCGGTGCCCAGCTGATCGGCGCGCCCTACGACGAGGCGACGCTGCTGCGGCTGTCCGCCCAGCTCGAACCGCGGTTCCGCTGGTACGAGCGGCATCCGGACGACGCGGCGCTCGCGGGGGCGCTGTGA
- a CDS encoding DUF1775 domain-containing protein, with amino-acid sequence MKGPALKAGEDAEYSVVVRQLPDAKELAFKTLQTYSDGKIDRWIELGEADAGGHGNEAPVLKLKAAAPGAKPVSPSPSESASPSPTATPTPTAEETADSSSPQAADSEKEDEGGLSAGAWIGIGAAILVAIAAVVFAVRRRGETQQ; translated from the coding sequence GTGAAGGGACCGGCCCTGAAGGCCGGTGAGGACGCCGAGTACTCGGTCGTCGTCCGGCAGCTGCCCGACGCCAAGGAGCTGGCCTTCAAGACGCTCCAGACCTACAGCGACGGCAAGATCGACCGCTGGATCGAGTTGGGTGAGGCCGATGCCGGAGGGCACGGAAACGAGGCTCCGGTCCTCAAGCTGAAGGCCGCCGCACCGGGCGCCAAGCCGGTCAGCCCCTCCCCCAGCGAGTCGGCGAGCCCGTCCCCGACCGCCACGCCCACGCCGACCGCTGAGGAGACGGCCGACTCGTCCTCCCCTCAGGCGGCCGACAGCGAGAAGGAGGACGAGGGCGGGCTGTCCGCCGGCGCCTGGATCGGCATCGGCGCGGCCATCCTCGTCGCGATCGCGGCCGTGGTCTTCGCCGTCCGCCGCCGGGGCGAAACCCAGCAGTGA
- a CDS encoding TetR/AcrR family transcriptional regulator, translating into MAAAGGRSTKRLQRGTLSQGLIVATALRILDQDGPDALTFQRLGKELSASATAVYRHFASRDHIMVAVAEELDRLSLDGYEPHESWTESLRDLAIRAWNTALDHPAAAALCMGRVTRGVHELRAVDAVLEAFHRGGWRGRAAVLHYQAFSNFALAMASNNAWRLVNQRFGAEVNWVQEYQPANPATYPYAEAAKEHLRSLDMTDVFHRQMDILLAALQAEAAALPRD; encoded by the coding sequence GTGGCAGCGGCTGGTGGCCGGTCGACGAAGCGGCTCCAACGGGGAACCCTCTCCCAGGGGCTCATCGTGGCGACCGCGCTGCGGATCCTCGACCAGGACGGGCCGGACGCGCTGACCTTCCAGCGGCTCGGCAAGGAACTGTCCGCCTCCGCGACCGCCGTCTACCGGCACTTCGCGAGTCGCGACCACATCATGGTCGCCGTCGCGGAGGAGCTCGACCGGCTCTCCCTCGACGGCTACGAGCCGCACGAGTCGTGGACCGAGTCGCTGCGGGACCTGGCGATCCGAGCCTGGAACACCGCCCTGGACCACCCGGCCGCCGCCGCGCTGTGCATGGGGAGAGTCACCCGGGGCGTGCACGAACTGCGCGCCGTCGACGCCGTCCTGGAAGCGTTCCACCGCGGCGGCTGGCGTGGCCGGGCGGCCGTCCTGCACTACCAGGCGTTCTCGAACTTCGCCCTCGCCATGGCGAGCAACAACGCCTGGCGGCTCGTCAACCAGCGGTTCGGCGCCGAGGTGAACTGGGTGCAGGAGTACCAGCCGGCGAACCCCGCCACCTACCCCTACGCCGAGGCGGCGAAGGAACATCTGCGCAGCCTCGACATGACCGACGTCTTCCACCGCCAGATGGACATCCTCCTCGCGGCCCTCCAGGCGGAGGCGGCGGCGCTCCCGCGCGACTGA